The Brassica oleracea var. oleracea cultivar TO1000 chromosome C6, BOL, whole genome shotgun sequence genomic interval CACAAAAGAACAAAAAAGTAACAAGCATAATTAAGAAACTAAATATGGGCTTGTTACGCAGCCCATTAAAAAATGACAGACCCGAATGGAGCCGGTAAATGGGTAAAAAGCGTACGGGTGTACCTGAGAAAGAGCTGTATATAATATAACGCTTGTCTCAGTCACTCTCCAAACCCTCACAGAAGATTGTCTCGAAAGATTCTTCTTCCTTAACAGCAACCGGAGCGATGGCTTCCGCTGGTGTTTCGCCGGCGGGATACTCTTTGTACGGTCGAATGTCTTTGAGGCGAGAAGAGAGGGGCTCTGAAAACCAAGATCCAGCGGTGGATTTCGAGTTTTGTCCCGCAGATCCGGTCACAATGCTCTCCGCCGACGAGCTCTTCTCCGACGGAAAGCTCGTGCCTTTGAAGTTCTCTGGTCCGGCGGAGACGAGGAGGAGGCCGCAGACTTCCACTGTCAAGACGACGACTGCTGCTGAACGGACCCAGTCGCCGGAGGTCCGGCGGAGGCTAGAGGTGGAGATCTCGGAGCTCTTCTCCCCGAGAGCTCCTCGTTGTACGAGCAGATGGCGAGAGCTTTTAGGCCTCAAGAAGGCACAAGAATCTGTTTCTGCTTCTTCCTCCCCTAACCCGAAGCAATTTCTTCACCGCGGATCTAGATCTTCGTCGCCGGCTGATGCTACTCCGTTGTTGATGAAGGAGTCAGATATGACCTCTTCACGTCTCTCTCTATCATCATCGTCCTCTTCCTCCGGCCACGAGATCGATGACCTTCCAAGACTCTCGCTTGACCTCGAGAAACCAAGTCCGAACCCCTTTGCTCCTCCCTCTCGGATCAGATTAGCCAAGCCAAGGCGTCCCTCCAATCCTACCGTGGACGGGGTTGTCAACGTGACGGCAGATAGTCCGAGGCTTAACTCTTCTGGGAAAATCGTGTTTCATGGACTGGAAAGAAGCTCGAGCAGTCCCGGTTGCTTCACCGGCGGACCCAGACTGAAGCAACACCATAGAATGCCCAGATCCTACTCTGCTAATGTCAGAATCACCCCCGTGCTCAATGTTCCGGTTTCTTCTCTCAAATCAAGCCTCTTCTTCGGCCAGATGTTCTCTTCATCTTCGTCGTCGCAGTACTTACAGAGCTACGGCAAAAACCATACCACTCGAACCAGAGTAGAATTTTAAGTAAACCGGGGTGTGTGAATCTTATGACTTTTGTTTTTTGCGGTATAAACTGATGTTTTATTTGAGGGCAGATTATGTTAATACGGTCTATCTATTCTCCGGTTATCGTATTAATCACGTTCTTACTTCTCTCATAACCTCATCGAATGAGTCGTCCGTTGGTTTTACTCGAAATACTATCAAACAGCTATTAATTTATTTATTACACGATTCAGAAAAAAAGAATGATCAAACAGTAATCAAATACTTATACTTGCCATGTTTTGGACTGAATTAACCTAAAATTGTTGGAACGGAAATATAAAATGAAACTAAATTGATTTCTAAGTACTGGTTAAGGGAGAAGTTCCTGCAGGTTTCACATGCTAAAATCACCTTTTTGTGTTTCCTCCCCTCNNNNNNNNNNNNNNNNNNNNNNNNNNNNNNNNNNNNNNNNNNNNNNNNNNNNNNNNNNTCCTCCCCACTCTTTCAACATTTTCAACTTGAATATGTATATTGAGAAGGAATACGGCAACATAATAATAGTAATAAGCTCAATTTTAGGAAACAAGTACATTAGTTTAAGGAGAAAATAACAAAAAGGCAGCTTTGATTTTGTTTATAAGGAATAAAGTGGGAATAGAGAAAGTACTAATTGGAAGTGCATGTGTAGTTAGTAGAGAGGATAGACTGATAAGTTGGTCGGCGAACCAAATCGTGAGAATCAATCACCATTAGACTATTTAATCGCTTTTTTGCATAGTTCAAAAAAAAGTGACAGCGTAGCTAATCAGAAGTTTTAAAGGATGCTAAGCATTTAGGGATTGATTACTCATTATTATTATTATCATCATTAGGATGATGGATATTTGAACTATTTACTTCTGATCAGTCCCCTAAATTCGTTTATTTTAAAAACAAATTAATCGGTTTGAATTAGTTTCATTAGTCTGCTGGTAAGACTAATTGATTGTCTAGACCCAACTAAAATAGCAACTCTTTTTATTTGTCAGCAAGGCAACAACCTATTGTACAAGAAGATGAAATTTAGTTGAAGCCTCAGTAATAAGACCATGCGCATCAGGGGATCATGAGGGGGTCGTGGGCTCGAGTTCTTAGGTCCGAATGATTTAAAGAAAATGAAAAATGGGTTTTAATCGACGAACCGGGCCTTACGCTTGAACCTGTAAGAGGCGAGTTCAAGCCACGCGTCGGGCGGTGAGTGGCTTCTCCTTTCCGCGTCGACGAGGAAGAAAGGAGGGTATACGCGTTAACCAATTCATTTCTCTCATCTGTGAAAAAAGCTAGGGTTTTTTCTCTCCGAGGCGATAATCCACGCCGTGGCGATTCCGTCGTTATTTCTCCATCAAATCGATTCCTTTTTCTCTTCTCCACACTCTTAGGTCAGTATTGAGTAGATTGACGGTGTGGTAGCGTAGATTTTGTGTGCGATAGGGATTTGCGATGGGGTGATTTTAAATCGATTTGGGGATTTTTTTTTTNNNNNNNNNNNNNNNNNNNNNNNNNNNNNNNNNNNNNNNNNNNNNNNNNNNNNNNNNNNNNNNNNNNNNNNNNNNNNNNNNNNNNNNNNNNNNNNNNNNNNNNNNNNNNNNNNNNNNNNNNNNNNNNNNNNNNNNNNNNNNNNNNNNNNNNNNNNNNNNNNNNNNNNNNNNNNNNNNNNNNNNNNNNNNNNNNNNNNNNNNNNNNNNNNNNNNNNNNNNNNNNNNNNNNNNNNNNNNNNNNNNNNNNNNNNNNNNNNNNNNNNNNNNNNNNNNNNNNNNNNNNNNNNNNNNNNNNNNNNNNNNNNNNNNNNNNNNNNNNNNNNNNNNNNNNNNNNNNNNNNNNNNNNNNNNNNNNNNNNNNNNNNNNNNNNNNNNNNNNNNNNNNNNNNNNNNNNNNNNNNNNNNNNNNNNNNNNNNNNNNNNNNNNNNNNNNNNNNNNNNNNNNNNNNNNNNNNNNNNNNNNNNNNNNNNNNNNNNNNNNNNNNNNNNNNNNNNNNNNNNNNNNNNNNNNNNNNNNNNNNNNNNNNNNNNNNNNNNNNNNNNNNNNNNNNNNNNNNNNNNNNNNNNNNNNNNNNNNNNNNNNNNNNNNNNNNNNNNNNNNNNNNNNNNNNNNNNNNNNNNNNNNNNNNNNNNNNNNNNNNNNNNNNNNNNNNNNNNNNNNNNNNNNNNNNNNNNNNNNNNNNNNNNNNNNNNNNNNNNNNNNNNNNNNNNNNNNNNNNNNNNNNNNNNNNNNNNNNNNNNNNNNNNNNNNNNNNNNNNNNNNNNNNNNNNNNNNNNNNNNNNNNNNNNNNNNNNNNNNNNNNNNNNNNNNNNNNNNNNNNNNNNNNNNNNNNNNNNNNNNNNNNNNNNNNNNNNNNNNNNNNNNNNNNNNNNNNNNNNNNNNNNNNNNNNNNNNNNNNNNNNNNNNNNNNNNNNNNNNNNNNNNNNNNNNNNNNNNNNNNNNNNNNNNNNNNNNNNNNNNNNNNNNNNNNNNNNNNNNNNNNNNNNNNNNNNNNNNNNNNNNNNNNNNNNNNNNNNNNNNNNNNNNNNNNNNNNNNNNNNNNNNNNNNNNNNNNNNNNNNNNNNNNNNNNNNNNNNNNNNNNNNNNNNNNNNNNNNNNNNNNNNNNNNNNNNNNNNNNNNNNNNNNNNNNNNNNNNNNNNNNNNNNNNNNNNNNNNNNNNNNNNNNNNNNNNNNNNNNNNNNNNNNNNNNNNNNNNNNNNNNNNNNNNNNNNNNNNNNNNNNNNNNNNNNNNNNNNNNNNNNNNNNNNNNNNNNNNNNNNNNNNNNNNNNNNNNNNNNNNNNNNNNNNNNNNNNNNNNNNNNNNNNNNNNNNNNNNNNNNNNNNNNNNNNNNNNNNNNNNNNNNNNNNNNNNNNNNNNNNNNNNNNNNNNNNNNNNNNNNNNNNNNNNNNNNNNNNNNNNNNNNNNNNNNNNNNNNNNNNNNNNNNNNNNNNNNNNNNNNNNNNNNNNNNNNNNNNNNNNNNNNNNNNNNNNNNNNNNNNNNNNNNNNNNNNNNNNNNNNNNNNNNNNNNNNNNNNNNNNNNNNNNNNNNNNNNNNNNNNNNNNNNNNNNNNNNNNNNNNNNNNNNNNNNNNNNNNNNNNNNNNNNNNNNNNNNNNNNNNNNNNNNNNNNNNNNNNNNNNNNNNNNNNNNNNNNNNNNNNNNNNNNNNNNNNNNNNNNNNNNNNNNNNNNNNNNNNNNNNNNNNNNNNNNNNNNNNNNNNNNNNNNNNNNNNNNNNNNNNNNNNNNNNNNNNNNNNNNNNNNNNNNNNNNNNNNNNNNNNNNNNNNNNNNNNNNNNNNNNNNNNNNNNNNNNNNNNNNNNNNNNNNNNNNNNNNNNNNNNNNNNNNNNNNNNNNNNNNNNNNNNNNNNNNNNNNNNNNNNNNNNNNNNNNNNNNNNNNNNNNNNNNNNNNNNNNNNNNNNNNNNNNNNNNNNNNNNNNNNNNNNNNNNNNNNNNNNNNNNNNNNNNNNNNNNNNNNNNNNNNNNNNNNNNNNNNNNNNNNNNNNNNNNNNNNNNNNNNNNNNNNNNNNNNNNNNNNNNNNNNNNNNNNNNNNNNNNNNNNNNNNNNNNNNNNNNNNNNNNNNNNNNNNNNNNNNNNNNNNNNNNNNNNNNNNNNNNNNNNNNNNNNNNNNNNNNNNNNNNNNNNNNNNNNNNNNNNNNNNNNNNNNNNNNNNNNNNNNNNNNNNNNNNNNNNNNNNNNNNNNNNNNNNNNNNNNNNNNNNNNNNNNNNNNNNNNNNNNNNNNNNNNNNNNNNNNNNNNNNNNNNNNNNNNNNNNNNNNNNNNNNNNNNNNNNNNNNNNNNNNNNNNNNNNNNNNNNNNNNNNNNNNNNNNNNNNNNNNNNNNNNNNNNNNNNNNNNNNNNNNNNNNNNNNNNNNNNNNNNNNNNNNNNNNNNNNNNNNNNNNNNNNNNNNNNNNNNNNNNNNNNNNNNNNNNNNNNNNNNNNNNNNNNNNNNNNNNNNNNNNNNNNNNNNNNNNNNNNNNNNNNNNNNNNNNNNNNNNNNNNNNNNNNNNNNNNNNNAAATGTTTAGGAGGCGTTTTCGAATGAACAAGCCATTGTTCCTTCGCATTGTCGAACGTATAACTAATGAAGTTCCATACTTTCAGCAAAGACGAAATGCTTGCGGAAGGAACAGGCTATCTGCACTTCAAAAGTGTACGTCAACTATACGTATGCTGGCATATGGTCAATCGGGAGATACATATGACGAATATCTCCGACTTGGTGACAGTACATCACGTTTATGTTTAGAAAATTTCACTAATGCAATAATTCATTTGTTTGGAGATGAGTATCTACGAAGCCCTACACCTGAAGATCTTCAACGATTACTCGATGTCGGAGAGGTACGCGGGTTTCCAGGGATGATAGGCAGCATCGATTGTATGCATTGGGAGTGGAAAAACTGCCCAACAGCTTGGAAAGGTCAGTACACACGTGGTTCAGGAAAGCCGACAATTGTCTTAGAAGCCGTGGCATCACAAGATACGATCAAGATAGGAAAGATTATGAGAACTTGTGTCATATTGCACAATATGATAGTAGAGAACGAACGACACGGATACGATCAAATTGATACATCTGAGTTCGAGTCAGGAGAGTCAAGCAGAAGTTCGAGGGTGCAATGGAGAGAAAGTATTCATGTCGGTGATATGTTAGGTATTCGCAGAGAAGTTCGAGATAAAGAGAAGCATGATCGTTTGAAAGCTGATTTAATGGAAAATATATGGCAAAAGTTTGGTAATGAATATTAATGATGTTTGTATGTTCTTCTATTTCTCAATTTATGTAATCTACTCTTATGTATTGAATAAAAAGTTTTAAAATATTTATAATATATTTTAATATTTTATTTATGTATTCTCAATAATTTGAAATTTTTTTTAATTTTTTTTTTTATTATTTCTATAAACTCCTTCTTCGGGTTCATTAATGCAGAAAACAGTAGATACATGTTCATAACTATTCATAGACCCACAAAAAAATATGAAAAAATCTTTATGAACCCCAAGGGGGGTTCACTAATGCTCTTGCTCTAACATATTCTTCTTGAATCTGTGTTGCCTAGATAAATGTTTAATATAATCTATGTTTGGAGTTTTGAAGAGACTGAAAAGGCATTTAACGTATAATATATAGTATTAAAATTAACCAAGGGACAGATCTGGGATTACTGTTGTTGAGGGTCAAAGCGTGAAGAGAGCTGTCATTCTAACGTAGTAGCTAGCTGCAGACTGTAAGGCTTCGAATGGTGTAGTAGGAGAATGGCAGTTCATCCGCAAATACAGTTCTCCTGTTTTAAAGTTATCATTCGCGTTTTTTCTCTTTTTATAACGTATAAAGCAGGAGATTTGTATGCAGATCAATATTTTTTGTCTTTTTGTGAAAAAAAATAGGAGATTTGCATGCAAATTTCACCACCATACATTTAAAACAGTTCATATATTTTTATCTTTTCTTAACCAATCAATGATTTTTTTCATAAATAATTAAATTTCAAAATATGTCTAAACTTCTTCTATAAATATTATATTTTCATTTTAGTTACTCACAATTTTAATAATACAAAAACTATCGTTACCTATTTAGCTTTTTCATCATATAATTTTCATATCTATTTTAAATTATTATATTTATATAATATATGTGGTTTTAGTAATGATATGTATTATATAAATATATAGTATTGTAGTTTATATATGTATACTAATAAAAAATATATGTATTTTGTTAATTGTTAAAGTTTTTATATATTATGTGTTTTGATTTTTATTATAATTTTAATTATTAAAATATATAATTTGTTTTATTTAAACTGATTTTACCATTTAAAAATTGTAATAAACTATTTAATATGCTGATCTGTATTTATCTCGCTTGATCTGCATTTGTCCGGTTTGAATCGTTTTTACCATCCGAAACCTTGAGTAAACCAAGTTCGTTCCGTCCAATAATTGTTAGTATTTTCAATAAATAAATAAACTAATGATTTTATGTGGAATATATATATGAGATGATACTACTATGGTGACCCATCTTATTCAAAAATTTACACTTGGAGACACTTTTTGACTTATTACATGGAGAGTCACTTCCCATATAAGACACACTTTGATCTTGTTCTTTGTCTATTATGTCCTCTAACTTAACTTAACTTAACTTTCTAAAGCTAACTTATATCTTTCAACTAAACGATGCATATGACTAACTCCTAACTTTTTGATAGATTTATGGGTCCCTCGATTTATTACAGATTTATCTGGAAAAAAAAATTCTAAAAATCCACGAACCAACACTTTCTCTATAGTATTTCTCTACATAATTATAAATTGCTCTTCTTTCATCAATTGTCTTCATCTGTATCTTTTTCTATCAAACTCAAAGAAAAAAATCAGTAGCTCTTTCCAACTCCTCCTCTCTCTCCACTAGATCTTTCTATGGCGGCCTTTCTCACCGTCACGTCAACCATCAATCCTCCTTCACTGTTCATCACTCCGTCAAATTTAAGTCCGTTAACCTCGTCATGGCAGTTCACACGGCGGAGTCATCCAGAAAAGACGTTTCACTCAAAGACTCTGTTTCTCCTCCTGGTGCATTGAAATGGACGCAAGAGAATTGGAAATTGAAGAAAGGACTTTTCCACATAACTTCGTCTACAAAACTTCGTCCACAAGAAGTCGTCCACGAACTTGTAGGATTAATATGTATATACTTCTTTCTGTTTTAAATCATAAACATGACAACGAACTATATGATTGGAAAAAGTTGTAAAAACAAGTCTGTTTGCACGTTGTCTTTCAACCATCTCTATTCAAGATTATTGGGTCCACGAAACTCGTACAACTTCATTTGTCCACAACACTTTTGTCTATATTGACGCACATATATCTTCATATTGTGTAAGCCTCCACGTAGTCACATGAACAAGTTTATGTAATTCGCTCTGATGTTGTTACATTCACACACATGATGTCCAGATGAGGGAAGATGTCTATGTCAGTTCTCAATTCCCTGTAGTCAGCCAATACGAGCTCCAGTAATATGACCCTCTCAGCAGTGATCTGAACATAATGTCCGCAGCACCTATCCTTGATTCCTCACCACTTCACAACTTGTTTGACCACTGCTCGTCGCCTAACCACACAACCCCCATCCACACATCACCCGAACACACACTTCGAACCTACTCCACTCCTGACCACACATCACCTGTCCACCTAACCTCTGACCATAAGGCTGTTGAACAGTCGACACGTAACCATGACTTACCCGACCACAACTCACCCAACCACAACAGTCTTAGCAACCCGTCTCCTGCAGCCACACATGATACACTTAATGTGCACCTTTTGTTTTTGCTCTTAATGTGCCCTTCGGCTTATGTTTACTCATGTATTTTAATTCCACGAACTCAGTATGTGTGGTTCTTTTGGTATTTAAGTAACATATTACGTACTCATGTTTACCTTCATCTCATGTCCACAACTGTGTGTCCACTACAAACCTAACCACTGATTCAATACGCAAACAACGCCTTCGCACACATCCACACCAATCCCATCCAAAACGTAACATTTTGTTGCCATCCTCGAAAAAATATCCCCAATTGTTAATAAATATCTCTTCTTCGTCTTCTCCTTTGTCTCCAGATCTAGAGAAAAACTAAAACAATGATTTACACAGAAAGTCCCAGTAAGCTTTCCTTAACAACATCCATCTTCTACGAAATTAGCTCGTACACCCAACATGTCCAAAAGCACAAGCATCAACATAACATCATCCACACAAGTATGCAACAATGTTACTAAGACTGCAAGGAAACCAAATTTATTACGACCCACGCTATACCATGATAAACGATTCTCAACCATTAGATCTTGAAACTAATAAGAAATCCAACGGCCCAGGAAGAATCCCATAAACCCATATACCTACTTTTACTCTTACAACTTTTTCAGAAAGCTATTTAGTTTCTCTACAGTTGATTCCTTAAAGGAAACATCCTCTTCCTATCACAACTGGAAAGTCATTTATGTCCAGATAAATACAGCTGCTCCAACATTGTGTCCCATTACCACAGTGTGTCTCCTGTTAACAAAAGTGATAAAGTGTCTTTTTATGTAAACGTCTCTTCTTATATTTGGCTGTCTTTTTATAGGTGTTGAAGGATAGATCATAATCGTGATCTCTGATGAGTATTAGGCCATGATTATCCCTAAGGGGTTTCTTAGTTTTAAAAGAAATAAAATAAATAAAATAAAAAGCAAACCAATCGCGGACCGCCACGTGTCAGTGGGGTCCGCGAACAGTGTAAGAAACTCACTAAAATCGGTTCTTAATTAGTAGTTTTTGTAACCGATCCTTAAGAGTTTTGTGGGGGCCCACGCACTAAGAAACCCACTAACGACCCCGGATAATCATGCTCTTAGGTATTTCAAAGTTTGTATTTATTAATTACCCCGATCTCCTTTAGTTTTGATTTGACCATGTCAATTCCGGGCGCGCAGTCCTTATAGCTTGGGATAGGCCTATATCTGTCGTGGGCTTTTTGTCTTTTTCCAAATCTTGTGATACTGAACTGGCCACTGGGTCTCTAGTAAGGTAAAACCCACCTTTAACAGTGATCAAAAAAGAACTCAAGCGGTCATGCCGGAAACTACTAGTCGGGTTGGCGGTAAAGATCTCTCGTCTATCCTCTTAGAGATGCTCATGATCTCATAAGGGTCAAGAAGACTAGAGAACTTGGTTTCTTGATCTTCGGAAAAAAAAAAGACTAAGCCCTTGTTTCTAATAGAAAGAAATATTAAAATCGCGTAAAAGATTTAGTAGGCCCAATTTGTTATTGTATGAAATTTTAAACAATTTATCACAGACGAAGAAAAATCGTGACATAGTATATGTCACATAGAGACCAAAAAATAAAACTAATGGGCTGACAACTGGGAGTAGATTCAATCCGTAACATGAGTGTCGTCGTTGTTAGTAGAAAGGAAAATTAGTAAAATACTAGTATTTGAAGAATTAGATGCTCCATGATCAAGTTGCTCATTTGTTTATGAGTTTATAAAGGTGTGTTATGGTTTTTTTCTGTTTCCAGAAGGCACAAGTAAGCTATGTGCTGTCTTGGGTTCTGGTGTTGTTTTAAGTTTGGTTTGTTTTTGAGAGTCCAGAGACCTTATTTCTCATATATAAGCAATGAACTTCCTGTGAAAAAAAAAAAGCTTTCACTTTTACGTTGGTAAAAAAAGTAAAAACCGAAAAATACTCTGTTGTTAATCAATTTTTTTTTATGACCAAGAAGTTCCGGCAAAGCCCATAATCCCCTTAGGGCAAGGCCCATACCATGTAATATAACTCTCTTTTGGAGAGCAAGACCCTCCGAAGGGCTTAACCGCTAGACCAACTCAACGTTGGTGGTGACAATCAATTTTCTTTGTTTTATATATGAAAGAGCTTGAAAATGTAAGATGTTTTTGTCCATCTTCTTACCAAAAACACTAAAGAGAACATAAAATACTTATAAGCATTGAAATGATCATTCACTTCTTTACCAAACTCAAGCACTATGATCATCCACTCCTTTACCAACTCAAGTACTATGATCATCTACTCATCAAACACTATGATCACCCACTCATTTACCAAATTAAGCACTATCTTTGTTATTTTATGTATTGTTGTTCACTATAAATACCATCACTCATCTCACTCTTTTGTACACCATAAACAAGAACAAGAGTTTATAATCAAAGAACCATTACATCTTCTTCTTCTTCCTTATAATAAACTCTCTCCCTTATACTAGTGTTATTTGCTTCCTACGGGTATTAAATTCTACTCTTATTTAAATTTCTCGATACTATAAATTATAAGTTATTTCATAACAAAATTAAAGTTGTTCGTGATTCGTGAACATCATTTCTTAAATCCCAGCCGTTGGATTCTCATTTCTCAATCGCCACAACATGACGACAATAACACATGCAAATACAAATTTGTGTATTTATAAAGCACAATCACATTCTGTAATTACTATTTTACAGAACTTTGTGAGTGTAGAGTTATCATATCAAGCACGGGCTACCACTTCATTAATACATTGGAGAAAAGATTTTTTGCCTTTATAAAAAAGTATTCTTAAAAGATTCTATTTTAATTTTACAAAAGATACATTTTGTTTATAAAATTGATAACTAACCCTATTTATTTTTAACTTTTAAAATATTTTCATAAACTTAAGAATTTTTTTAAACTAAAGTTTTGTTAAAAGACTATTATGTAAATAAAAAATGTTATTATACTCCTACAAAAGCTGTATTTTTCTATAAATATAATTATTTTGGTTGCAACTATAAAAATTTGAAAGTTAAAAGACTATTTTGAAAATAAAAAAGTATGACTCTATAATAGAAGAATACTATTTTTTCCTCCATAAATAGAAGAAAAAATAACAATCTCTATTTTAAAGGTAGAAATAAAAATGGAATAGAGTACTTTTACTTCTATTATAGCATATAGACGCGAAAATAGTTACGGGTCGAAGTTTAAGCTAGAAGTAGTCATTATTGGGTCAATAATAGGATCTACTAATACTGTTATCAGTTTATAAACGACAAAAATTAAGCCTACAAATTTATTGCATGCTTGAAATAAAGAAAATTGTCTGCTGGGTCTTCTTACTTTTTGAATGCCAAAAGAATCAAATCAATATAGATCTGAAGACTGAAATCAATGCAAATCGTCTGATGGGTCTTCTTTTTTCTTCTTGTCGTTTGTTTCGCTACAGCAAATACTAAATCCAAATTGAATCACATTCAAATAGCTAGTCAAATACAGTGAGTGTCCTAAATCATTAATTACTTACTACATTATATCCACCAGTATTATACATTATGTGAAGTAGACATTATATAATGATCATTTATAAACTGAAAAGGTAAATAAATAAATGTAAAGGAAATGAATGAGAGAACGTGATGGTTCCCATTTCCCAGTGTTGTGCCCTCTGTAAAGATTCTCTACCTCCCAATTGATTCTTACTCATCCCTTTTTGCATCTATCTGTCTTCTTTTTTTCTCTCTTCCTAATATACAAATGTGACGACAAATGGCTTGTGTAGAAAAGGCCGACAAAGAAGAAAAATTTAGTTATAATTAATC includes:
- the LOC106298628 gene encoding uncharacterized protein LOC106298628; this translates as MASAGVSPAGYSLYGRMSLRREERGSENQDPAVDFEFCPADPVTMLSADELFSDGKLVPLKFSGPAETRRRPQTSTVKTTTAAERTQSPEVRRRLEVEISELFSPRAPRCTSRWRELLGLKKAQESVSASSSPNPKQFLHRGSRSSSPADATPLLMKESDMTSSRLSLSSSSSSSGHEIDDLPRLSLDLEKPSPNPFAPPSRIRLAKPRRPSNPTVDGVVNVTADSPRLNSSGKIVFHGLERSSSSPGCFTGGPRLKQHHRMPRSYSANVRITPVLNVPVSSLKSSLFFGQMFSSSSSSQYLQSYGKNHTTRTRVEF
- the LOC106297410 gene encoding uncharacterized protein LOC106297410, which codes for MLAYGQSGDTYDEYLRLGDSTSRLCLENFTNAIIHLFGDEYLRSPTPEDLQRLLDVGEVRGFPGMIGSIDCMHWEWKNCPTAWKGQYTRGSGKPTIVLEAVASQDTIKIGKIMRTCVILHNMIVENERHGYDQIDTSEFESGESSRSSRVQWRESIHVGDMLGIRREVRDKEKHDRLKADLMENIWQKFGNEY